From a single Brassica napus cultivar Da-Ae chromosome C9, Da-Ae, whole genome shotgun sequence genomic region:
- the LOC106366432 gene encoding uncharacterized protein LOC106366432: MVVEEGLEGPVSYPDLVRKTHCRKDGIFLDERAEALVPEVEQAVEEMLQDGSPLNDSQTESTAATKTSKRLLLNEEYIKRGQTRKGTIYGLGNLQYKNKRPSESVPAALNREINMETQVSGLETLTQEIKSDVHALKTDFNEGTTRTQSTLNMIL, translated from the exons ATG GTTGTTGAGGAAGGTCTGGAGGGACCAGTTTCATATCCCGACCTTGTGAGGAAGACTCACTGCCGTAAAGATGGGATCTTCCTTGACGAACGAGCAGAGGCACTGGTTCCGGAGGTTGAGCAAGCGGTTGAAGAGATGCTACAAGATGGATCTCCTCTTAATGATAGCCAAACTGAGTCAACGGCTGCCACAAAAACTTCAAAGCGCCTTCTCCTAAACGAAGAATACATCAAG CGTGGACAGACACGCAAGGGCACCATTTATGGTCTTGGCAATCTTCAGTACAAGAACAAGCGTCCTTCTGAGTCTGTCCCTGCTGCACTCAACCGAGAGATAAACATGGAGACGCAGGTTTCTGGCCTGGAGACTCTCACACAGGAAATCAAGTCTGATGTTCATGCTTTGAAGACTGACTTCAATGAAGGCACAACTAGAACTCAGTCAACTCTCAACATGATTCTGTAA